One Hermetia illucens chromosome 4, iHerIll2.2.curated.20191125, whole genome shotgun sequence DNA segment encodes these proteins:
- the LOC119653989 gene encoding uncharacterized protein LOC119653989, producing the protein MFRQINVHPNDWKFQRILWTDHQSSTSEPAIYDLTTVTYGTKPAPYLARRVLKQLLSDEGHKFPLAIEPFEKGSYVDDITGGADTLSRLNEIASQVKALCLTGCFPVAKWKSSHPSFCKVNSSNLSSNTSHQFDESTCHTSQTSAITKRIILSETASLFDSVGLISPVIVRAKILMQDLWLEKIGWDDPLTPQITHRWKTFRSELIDLASLKIPRWLNLTSDPSHVEIHEFSDASQTTMAAAVYIHPNQQSKVTLVYAKTRVAPLKRLTIPRFELSAALLLAKLISRTAKGSQLDQRTSYFVDRFISHPCWINSDPTRYKEFVKNRVRDIHEISLSAVWKFISIKQNPADCASRGLNPS; encoded by the exons ATGTTCCGTCAAATCAATGTTCATCCCAATGACTGGAAGTTCCAGAGGATACTTTGGACTGATCATCAATCAAGCACCAGCGAGCCTGCAATATACGATCTTACAACCGTTACTTACGGTACAAAACCAGCACCATACTTAGCACGTCGCGTTCTTAAACAACTTCTCAGCGACGAGGGCCACAAGTTCCCATTAGCAATCGAACCTTTTGAAAAGGGTAGCTACGTCGACGACATCACCGGAGGTGCTGATACTCTCTCACGTCTCAACGAAATCGCGTCTCAGGTTAAAGCTCTCTGTCTCACCGGGTGTTTTCCAGTAGCGAAGTGGAAAAGCAGTCATCCATCGTTCTGTAAAGTCAACTCATCAAATCTCAGCAGCAATACATCTCACCAGTTCGATGAGTCTACGT GCCATACGTCTCAAACTTCGGCCATCACGAAACGCATCATACTGTCAGAAACAGCATCGTTGTTTGATTCTGTTGGATTAATCTCACCAGTCATTGTTCGAGCCAAAATTCTGATGCAGGACTTATGGCTAGAAAAGATTGGATGGGATGACCCACTAACTCCTCAGATAACTCATCGTTGGAAGACGTTCAGGAGTGAATTGATTGATCTTGCAAGCCTCAAAATTCCACGCTGGCTTAATCTCACATCTGACCCCTCACACGTCGAGATACACGAATTTTCGGACGCATCACAAACTACAATGGCTGCAGCAGTGTACATTCATCCAAATCAGCAATCAAAAGTAACTCTTGTTTATGCAAAGACTCGAGTTGCTCCTCTCAAACGTCTCACAATTCCACGATTTGAATTATCTGCCGCATTACTCCTCGCGAAGCTCATCTCACGCACGGCAAAAGGCTCTCAACTTGATCAACGTACCAGTTACTTTGTGGACAGATTCATTAGTCACCCTTGCTGGATTAACAGTGATCCCACTCGTTATAAGGAATTTGTTAAGAACCGAGTACGTGATATTCATGAAATCTCACTGTCAGCAGTGTGGAAATTTATCTCCATCAAGCAGAATCCAGCTGATTGCGCATCACGGGGTTTAAACCCCTCTTAA